In Gulosibacter molinativorax, a single window of DNA contains:
- a CDS encoding ABC transporter ATP-binding protein yields the protein MLIGPNGAGKSTVLGFCGARTFPTAGTVDLLGHRVGRVELLALRRRIGHVDPRHPLESPLTITDVVLTGVTGTTELMMRWQPTTAECRRAAELIDLLGLDGKAEERWPTLSQGERGRALIARALMSDPALLLLDEPSTGLDVAAREQLLETIDRLSTSHPDLASVLVTHHLEEIPEAATHALLLAHGTVVAAGPVHDTLTTDLVSQTFEHPIAVDHSEGRWRARSLRSFPSV from the coding sequence GTGCTGATCGGCCCGAACGGGGCGGGCAAGAGCACGGTCCTCGGTTTCTGCGGTGCCCGCACGTTCCCCACCGCTGGCACCGTAGACCTTTTGGGCCATCGGGTGGGTCGTGTCGAACTGCTCGCGCTGCGTCGCCGCATCGGACACGTCGACCCGCGGCATCCGCTCGAATCCCCGCTCACGATCACCGACGTCGTCCTCACCGGTGTCACCGGCACCACGGAGCTCATGATGCGCTGGCAGCCCACCACTGCCGAGTGCCGCCGCGCCGCCGAGCTGATCGACCTGCTCGGCCTCGACGGGAAAGCCGAAGAGCGATGGCCGACTCTCTCGCAAGGTGAGCGGGGGCGGGCACTCATCGCCCGCGCACTGATGAGCGACCCAGCGCTCCTGCTCCTCGACGAGCCCTCGACCGGACTCGATGTCGCCGCAAGAGAGCAGCTTCTGGAGACGATCGACCGGCTCTCCACGAGCCATCCCGATCTCGCGTCCGTGCTCGTCACTCACCATCTCGAAGAGATCCCCGAAGCAGCCACCCACGCCCTCCTGCTCGCCCATGGCACCGTCGTGGCCGCAGGTCCCGTGCACGATACGCTCACCACCGACCTCGTTAGTCAGACCTTCGAGCACCCCATCGCCGTCGACCACAGCGAAGGGCGATGGCGTGCCCGAAGCCTGCGCTCCTTCCCTAGCGTTTGA
- a CDS encoding bifunctional DNA primase/polymerase, with the protein MGAVDLFSEVGRMSLPEAAARFAAAGVPVFPCVPGEKRPLVRRGFHDATADPAQVSEWWRRWPAANIGIPTGVASGVEAVDVDVHSTGTGFPAFRAAHREGLAAGWAALVRTPSGGLHAYYPADPGRSQSSWQAPGSHVDFRGDGGYIIAPPSRVLRPGGVRAPYRLIVAGNTPAPVDAARLRDFLDPRTSIPLARASRFERRGLDAQVLAGWVAERGEGERNQGLFWAACRLAEAGTPPDATLEALGPAAEHAGLGSREIMATIRSAYRTTHPAPRAVDTVSNERRLVRESPGRVLS; encoded by the coding sequence ATGGGTGCCGTTGATCTGTTTTCTGAGGTCGGTCGGATGTCGCTCCCGGAGGCTGCGGCGAGGTTTGCGGCGGCGGGGGTGCCGGTGTTTCCGTGTGTGCCGGGTGAGAAGCGTCCGCTGGTGCGCCGCGGCTTCCACGACGCCACTGCCGACCCTGCGCAGGTATCGGAGTGGTGGCGGCGGTGGCCGGCGGCGAACATTGGCATCCCCACCGGTGTCGCCTCTGGGGTGGAGGCCGTCGATGTCGATGTGCACTCTACCGGCACCGGATTCCCGGCGTTCCGTGCTGCGCACCGTGAAGGCCTCGCCGCAGGGTGGGCGGCGCTGGTGCGCACGCCTTCCGGTGGGCTGCACGCCTACTACCCGGCAGACCCGGGACGGTCACAGTCGTCATGGCAGGCACCCGGAAGCCATGTCGATTTCCGTGGGGACGGCGGCTACATCATCGCCCCACCCTCCCGTGTGCTGCGTCCCGGCGGGGTGCGGGCCCCGTATCGGCTGATCGTCGCAGGCAACACCCCGGCCCCGGTTGATGCGGCACGGCTGCGCGACTTCCTTGACCCTCGCACTTCGATCCCGCTTGCCCGTGCGTCACGGTTTGAGCGGCGGGGTTTGGATGCGCAGGTGCTCGCGGGGTGGGTGGCGGAGCGTGGCGAGGGTGAGCGGAACCAGGGTCTGTTCTGGGCTGCCTGCCGTCTCGCCGAAGCCGGCACCCCACCCGATGCGACCCTCGAAGCACTCGGGCCAGCGGCAGAACACGCGGGGTTGGGTTCGCGAGAGATCATGGCGACGATCCGCTCCGCCTACCGCACCACCCACCCCGCACCCCGCGCTGTCGACACCGTGTCCAATGAGCGGCGTCTCGTGCGTGAATCACCAGGGCGGGTGCTCTCATGA
- a CDS encoding ParB N-terminal domain-containing protein produces MSGPGHIELGRAVDSIWAGRRHREDYGDLDSLVASIMRDGLLQPITITPDGMLICGARRLTAIRRLGWKTVNVWVRSGISTSLGQLLAEQDDNLLHKPLTRTEEATLYAELKALMAQDAEGRQEASRFTSKQENPRSKGGATVAPPSSTSAGKTREQAALMVTGRNSYTSLERINELQQIAADLSQPEDVRERASRELERIDAGESITGAQHRIRAAQALAELDTLAEDSAQPAGIRETAAAGAARLRELEETARPADLQRLAEIAVERARTATKKRPNQLASARLRAVEEPLREFLPVRSFVYLWDELSTWADRYDPDTIGPALSNEQWLMFEHAVTATIAFLDAARAARNARRDTA; encoded by the coding sequence ATGAGTGGGCCGGGACATATCGAGTTGGGGCGAGCGGTCGATTCGATCTGGGCCGGCCGCCGCCACCGCGAAGACTACGGCGACCTCGACTCGCTCGTGGCGTCGATCATGCGGGATGGGTTGTTGCAGCCGATCACGATCACCCCAGACGGGATGCTGATCTGCGGCGCCCGACGCCTTACCGCGATCCGCCGGCTCGGGTGGAAGACCGTGAACGTGTGGGTGCGCTCCGGAATCTCCACCAGCCTCGGGCAGCTCCTCGCCGAGCAAGACGACAACCTGCTCCACAAGCCCCTCACCCGCACCGAAGAAGCCACCCTGTATGCGGAGCTGAAAGCGCTCATGGCCCAGGATGCGGAGGGACGTCAGGAAGCGTCACGGTTCACCTCGAAACAAGAAAATCCCAGGTCAAAAGGTGGGGCCACCGTGGCCCCACCGTCATCAACGAGCGCTGGGAAGACCCGAGAGCAGGCAGCGCTCATGGTCACTGGCCGCAACTCGTACACCTCGTTGGAGCGCATCAACGAGTTGCAGCAGATCGCCGCCGATCTCTCCCAGCCCGAGGATGTCCGGGAACGGGCATCTCGTGAGCTTGAGCGGATTGACGCGGGTGAGTCGATCACCGGGGCACAGCATCGCATCCGCGCCGCGCAAGCACTCGCCGAACTCGACACCCTCGCCGAAGACTCCGCACAGCCAGCGGGTATCCGCGAGACCGCCGCGGCGGGTGCCGCACGCCTCCGGGAACTGGAAGAGACGGCACGGCCGGCGGACTTGCAGCGGCTGGCGGAGATCGCGGTCGAGCGCGCGAGAACTGCGACGAAGAAGCGCCCCAACCAGCTCGCCTCCGCACGGCTCCGCGCCGTGGAGGAGCCGCTACGGGAGTTTTTGCCGGTACGGTCGTTCGTCTACCTCTGGGATGAACTCTCCACCTGGGCCGACCGCTACGACCCCGACACCATCGGCCCCGCCCTCTCGAACGAGCAATGGCTCATGTTCGAGCACGCCGTCACCGCGACGATCGCGTTCCTGGATGCGGCGCGCGCTGCACGGAACGCGCGCCGCGACACCGCCTGA
- a CDS encoding DUF2637 domain-containing protein has product MNVVEVGQQRGRRLAVVTAITGTVFIAAGAFWLSFTALADLARRSGIDSGQAWAWPLIVDGIIVVATVAVVALASQHRPTWYPWTLLAAGAVVSVTANAIHAIIAADTDVPSVLAASVAAIPPLVLLAITHLTVILTRPITPGTEASETVLDLAPVRHVEVGADDAVPGLEGAPTPTPPVAVVSVSARRAEAAQLRELDGWSNKQIARHLGVHPSTVGRWFGTETKGETS; this is encoded by the coding sequence ATGAACGTCGTCGAGGTTGGGCAGCAGAGAGGGCGCCGGTTGGCAGTGGTGACGGCGATCACGGGCACGGTGTTCATCGCCGCGGGGGCGTTCTGGCTATCGTTCACCGCTCTTGCTGATCTCGCGCGGCGGTCAGGGATTGATTCGGGGCAAGCATGGGCGTGGCCGCTGATCGTGGACGGCATCATCGTCGTCGCGACCGTCGCCGTCGTCGCCCTCGCCAGCCAGCACCGCCCGACATGGTACCCCTGGACGCTTCTTGCCGCGGGGGCGGTGGTGTCGGTGACAGCGAACGCGATCCACGCGATCATCGCCGCCGACACCGATGTCCCCAGCGTGCTTGCCGCGTCGGTCGCGGCGATCCCGCCGCTGGTGCTGTTGGCGATCACGCACCTCACGGTCATCCTCACCCGCCCCATCACGCCAGGCACGGAGGCAAGCGAGACAGTGCTGGACCTGGCGCCGGTCAGGCACGTTGAGGTGGGGGCGGATGATGCCGTGCCGGGGCTGGAAGGCGCACCGACGCCCACGCCACCGGTCGCGGTGGTGTCGGTGAGTGCGCGACGTGCGGAGGCGGCGCAGCTCAGGGAACTGGACGGCTGGTCGAACAAACAGATCGCCCGGCACCTGGGTGTGCACCCCTCGACCGTGGGGCGCTGGTTCGGCACTGAAACGAAAGGAGAGACATCATGA
- a CDS encoding ArdC-like ssDNA-binding domain-containing protein, translated as MATTEEARAARDAKLDALHEQLTGAVESLVSGEDWKQALEFAARFRARSFNNTLLIFVQHQAAFEAGRVPEPVPSYVAGFKQWQALGRQVEKGQSGYMILAPVTGRFASATPKVTESWRRLGRFEKPKPGEAARSRMVGVRPAYVWDVSQTGGDPIPAPPSPRLLEGDAPDGLWEGIAAQIEAQGFTVMRVPHEGMIHGANGLTDFGAKTVAVRENMPDAAQVKTLVHELAHVLLHGPDNPDATGHRGVGEVEADSVALMLAAAHGMDTSDYTVPYVSGWAATVPEKSPVEVVQATGERVRKTAAAILDQLPTAQIGNGDPPGLTRDTAAKKQSAPTVEAAADLSAEEPRRPVASSARGL; from the coding sequence ATGGCAACCACTGAGGAAGCGCGCGCTGCGCGGGATGCGAAGCTCGACGCACTGCACGAACAACTCACCGGCGCGGTGGAGTCGCTGGTGTCGGGTGAGGACTGGAAGCAGGCGTTGGAGTTCGCGGCGCGGTTTCGTGCCCGTTCGTTCAACAACACGCTGCTGATCTTCGTGCAGCATCAGGCTGCGTTCGAGGCGGGCCGGGTGCCGGAGCCGGTGCCGTCGTATGTGGCGGGCTTCAAGCAGTGGCAGGCACTCGGCCGGCAAGTCGAGAAGGGCCAGTCGGGGTACATGATCCTCGCCCCCGTCACCGGCCGGTTCGCGTCTGCGACGCCGAAGGTGACGGAGTCGTGGCGAAGGCTTGGCAGGTTCGAGAAACCGAAACCGGGTGAGGCGGCGCGGTCCCGCATGGTCGGTGTTCGTCCCGCCTATGTCTGGGATGTCTCGCAGACCGGGGGCGATCCGATCCCGGCCCCGCCGTCTCCACGGTTGCTGGAAGGTGACGCGCCAGATGGTCTCTGGGAGGGCATCGCCGCGCAGATCGAAGCGCAGGGCTTCACGGTGATGCGGGTGCCGCACGAGGGCATGATCCACGGTGCGAACGGCCTCACTGACTTTGGGGCGAAGACGGTGGCGGTGCGGGAGAACATGCCCGACGCCGCGCAAGTGAAGACTCTCGTGCACGAGCTCGCCCACGTCCTCCTCCACGGCCCCGACAACCCCGACGCAACCGGGCATCGCGGAGTCGGTGAGGTGGAGGCGGATTCGGTGGCGTTGATGCTTGCTGCCGCTCATGGCATGGACACCAGTGATTACACGGTGCCGTATGTGTCGGGGTGGGCGGCGACGGTGCCGGAGAAGTCCCCGGTCGAAGTCGTCCAAGCCACCGGCGAACGCGTCCGAAAGACTGCTGCCGCGATTCTCGATCAGCTCCCGACCGCGCAGATAGGCAACGGTGACCCTCCCGGGCTCACCCGCGACACCGCAGCGAAGAAGCAGTCCGCGCCGACAGTCGAGGCTGCCGCTGACTTGTCCGCCGAGGAGCCCCGCCGCCCGGTCGCGTCCTCGGCGAGGGGCCTGTGA
- a CDS encoding helix-turn-helix transcriptional regulator: protein MSVIAPTFLTPELAEGLGEPAESVLRPIQGRLTDTATLGHVGRAVWLLKERMDEPWTVASLAQSVAVSRAHLTRLFAAHTGLSPIRFLTEVRLTEFTRLIEETELSVTHAAQKVGWPDPRIASAWFSRRFGLTPLQYRLNPHPHLTDRDRCDHCAVTKFSAHPTRGLGK, encoded by the coding sequence GTGAGCGTCATCGCACCCACCTTCCTCACACCGGAACTCGCGGAAGGCCTCGGCGAACCGGCGGAGTCAGTGCTGAGGCCGATTCAGGGACGGCTCACGGATACCGCGACTCTCGGCCATGTGGGGCGGGCTGTGTGGCTACTCAAAGAGCGGATGGATGAGCCATGGACGGTGGCATCACTGGCACAATCGGTGGCGGTGTCACGCGCACACCTGACGCGCCTGTTCGCTGCGCACACGGGCCTGTCACCGATCCGCTTTCTCACTGAGGTCAGGCTGACGGAGTTCACCCGGCTCATCGAGGAGACCGAGCTGTCGGTCACCCATGCCGCGCAGAAGGTCGGCTGGCCCGATCCGCGGATCGCATCGGCCTGGTTCAGCCGTCGTTTCGGGCTCACACCATTGCAGTACCGTCTCAACCCGCATCCACATCTCACCGACCGCGACCGCTGCGATCACTGTGCTGTCACCAAGTTCAGCGCGCATCCGACGCGCGGACTCGGCAAGTGA
- a CDS encoding alpha-isopropylmalate synthase regulatory domain-containing protein → MPAPFGPISTQCSPAFGNGERTGNVDIATLALNLHAQGIDPMIDFSDIDEIRRTVEYCNRIDVHPRHPYVGDLVHTAFSGTHQDAIKKGFAEHRVRAAAEGREEQEIAWRVPYLPIDPADIGRSYDAVIRVNSQSGKGGIAYLLETEYGIDLPRRLQIDLSRHVQQHTDTTGDEVTADDIWNIFASVYLPENPVATVRLGALRVDEATARTDVTVVVAGVERRSTHDGTGPVEALVDALDAQGITVEILSLHQSSMRSGADAEALTLIEHRTPDGSAWAAGRDRSTLTATLDAVIRAANAVGAAREVVTR, encoded by the coding sequence TTGCCCGCCCCGTTCGGGCCGATCAGCACCCAGTGCTCCCCGGCATTCGGTAACGGCGAGCGCACCGGCAACGTCGACATCGCCACGCTCGCACTCAACCTGCATGCGCAGGGTATCGACCCGATGATCGACTTCTCCGACATCGACGAGATCCGCCGTACCGTCGAGTACTGCAACCGCATCGACGTTCACCCCCGACACCCCTATGTCGGCGATCTCGTGCACACCGCGTTCAGCGGGACCCACCAGGACGCCATCAAGAAGGGCTTCGCCGAGCACCGTGTCCGCGCTGCGGCCGAAGGACGCGAGGAGCAGGAGATCGCCTGGCGGGTCCCGTACCTGCCGATCGACCCCGCAGACATCGGCCGCAGCTATGACGCCGTCATCCGCGTGAACTCCCAGTCCGGCAAGGGCGGCATCGCCTACCTGCTGGAGACCGAGTACGGCATCGACCTGCCCCGCCGCCTCCAGATCGACCTCTCCCGCCACGTGCAGCAGCACACCGACACCACCGGCGATGAGGTCACCGCCGACGATATCTGGAACATCTTCGCCTCGGTGTACCTGCCTGAGAACCCCGTCGCCACCGTGCGTCTGGGCGCGCTGCGCGTTGACGAGGCCACCGCCAGAACCGACGTCACCGTCGTGGTCGCTGGCGTCGAACGCCGCTCCACGCACGACGGCACGGGCCCGGTCGAAGCCCTCGTCGACGCCCTCGACGCCCAGGGGATCACGGTGGAGATCCTCTCGTTGCATCAGAGCTCGATGCGGTCGGGTGCGGATGCCGAAGCCTTGACCCTCATCGAACACCGCACTCCCGACGGCTCCGCCTGGGCTGCCGGACGCGATCGTTCCACCCTCACTGCCACGCTCGATGCGGTCATCCGCGCCGCAAACGCCGTCGGCGCTGCGCGAGAGGTGGTGACACGGTGA
- a CDS encoding YbaK/EbsC family protein produces the protein MIDEALEDYEVIWAAGGTPRTVFPLTFADLVAITGGTPIRVAED, from the coding sequence GTGATCGATGAAGCCCTTGAGGACTACGAGGTCATCTGGGCTGCGGGCGGAACGCCGCGCACCGTGTTCCCGCTCACCTTCGCCGACCTCGTCGCGATCACCGGCGGTACTCCGATCCGCGTCGCCGAAGACTGA